The Halovivax ruber XH-70 genome includes the window GCGGCGGCCGGATCGCCGCAGCGCTCGCAGTCGTCGCGTTCGACGAGTCGGGTCACGCCGGCTCACCTCCGGCCTTCTCGACGGCCTCACGGACTTCGATGTCGCTCGCCTGTTTCGCCGGGTGAACGAACGTCGAGCGCGTCTGCACGTCGTACAGCACCGACGCGGGAACGAACGCGTCGGTCACAGTCGCTCACCTCCGTCGGTCGCGACCTGGCGACTGGACCCGGGTAATCGAATGCTACGCGGACAGTCCCAGTTGTGACCAACTTCCTGAACGCCGTCAGTGAGCCGCGTACACCGGCGCCCACAGTCCGGGCAGAAGAACTCTCGACTCTTCTCCGCGGTCGGATGAGCATAGTGTCGACGGCGGAGTTCGTCGGCGTCGATCTCGTCGACCAGGGCGGCCAACGACTTCACGCCGACCACCTCCGAAGGTCATGACAACGGCCACGAACTACCAGAAACCCGAGAATTGGATTTTCGGACGGTAGAAGGTGCTGAACGCTCTGGTGTTGAACACCTATAAAATTTCTAATGGGACCGCCGAGAGTCGAACTCGGGTCCTACGGACCCCATCCGCAGAGGATACCACTACCCCACGGTCCCGTACCCGGATCGACGGCCGGTTGCCGTTTAAGCGTGTCGTTTGAGCGCGATCACACCCAACCAGACTGCGGGTTCGGCGACGCTCACCCGAGCCACGTCAGCATGGTCGCCGCCCAGGTGTAACCTGTCCCCGCCGCCAGGAAGCAGACCAGATCACCCGATTCGAGCAACCCCGCTCGGCGCCCCTCCTCGAGTGCGAGTATCTGGTCGACACTCTGGACGTGCCCGTACTCGTCCAGGTAGTGGCCATCGGTCGCGGAGTCCAGGCCGAGTTCGTCGAAGAGCGTCTCGTGGAACGACCGCTTCATGTGCGTGACGGCGACGAAGTCGAGGTCCTCACGGCCGAAGCCGGATCGATCGAGCGCCGTATCGGCGACCGTGAGGTAGTTCGGTAACGACACCGGGGCCAATCGTTCCTTCATCCCGTCCGGATCGGGGACGTCGAGGGTGTGTCGGCTCGCATCGACGCTCTCGTGGCTCGCCGGTTCGACGGAGCCGCCGGCGGGCATGATCACGTCCCTGGAGAACGAGCCATCGGTCAGAGCAGCGCTCTCGTGGACCAGTGCCCGCGCTCGCTCGCCCGGGTCCGACTCCAGCACCATCGCACTCGCGCCGGAGCCGAAGTTGAACATGAACGACGAGCGCTCGTTCTCGTAGTCGACGAGGCTCTCCTCCCGACTCGCAGCGACGAGCAGGACGCGATCGACGTGGTCGACCTGGAGCTGGGCCCTCGCCTGTCTGATGGCGATCGGTGCGCCTGCACAGAGCGTGTAGCTCTCCGTCGCGAACGCCTCGTCGGCACCGATTCGCTCGCAGATGTCGGCCGCCGCCGACCAGACGACGTGATCCTTGAACTCGCTCCCGTGGTAGAGCACCATGTCCAGTTCGGAGGCATCGACGCCCGCGTCGGTCAGCGCCGATTCGGCGGCCGCGACCGACATGTCGCTGACGTGATCCTCGCCGGGCCGACAGACCCGTTTTGCCGAGAGCCCCATCTTCTCGACGACGACCGACTCCGGAATCCCGCTCGCCTCCGCGATCTCCGCCCCGGTCAGGACCGACTCGGGCAAGTACCGGCCGTAGCCGGTGAGGCCGACGGTCGTCATCGCATCCTCCACGGTGAGTCGGCTGTTCCGCTGCGAACGATTGTCGGTGACCCGCTGCTCGCGGTCGAAGCGGCTGATCGATCGGACGGATCCGTCATTACTCAAGAAAGGAGTGGACGGTACTTGAGCGGCGACGTTGATAAGAGAACGACGGCGGGTCAGGATGGGCCGCTACCGGCGGCGATATCGCTCCAGGACGGCTGGCAACCGCTTCGCGACGGTCCCACCGAGTCGATCCCGGAGGCTCCCGAGCAGCCCGTTCGGAACGAGCAGGACGAACGCGACGAAGACGATGCCGAGGTACAGCGGCGCGCGTCCGGCGACCGCGGAGTTGATCACGTCGCCGAGCGTCACGCCGAGGACCTCGGTCGAGAGGATCGGTTCGCCCAGCGTCTCCCGGAGGTACGGGGCGAGCCCGCCCTGTTCGGCCGACAGCACGTCCTCGAGCCACTGGAAGAACCCGGCGCCGAACAGCGGCCCGGCCAGCGTCCCGATGCCACCGATGATCGTCACGATCAGCGCGTCGGCGGTCACCAGGAAGTAGAACGTGTCGTCGGGCGAGGCGTTGTTGGAGAAACCGGCGAAGAGCGCGCCGGCGATCGCCGCGAAGAAGGCGCTGAAGCCGAACGCGACCATCTTGTACCAGAAGACGTTGTAGCCCACGGCGCGGGCACGCTCCTCGTTCTCGCGGATGGCGATCATCACCCGGCCGAACGGCGAGTGGATGATCCGCTGCATCGCGAAGTAACAGACGAGGACGACGAGCCCGATTGCCCAGTAGGATACCCACGTCGCCGAGAGGTCCAGCCCGAGGCCGAACACGTTCTCGAAGCTGTCGCCGGCCAGCCGTCCGATCGCGACAGAGAGCGAGTCGACGTACGGAATCCCGATCTCCGGGGTAGGTCCGTTGTGACTCGGTCCACTCAGCGGATTCCCGGCGGCGTAGTCCCAGTTGCGCACCAGGACGTAGATCACCTGGGCGACGCCGAGGGTGATCATCGCGAAGTAGACCCCCGAGAGCCGGAACGAGACGAGGCCAATCGCCAGCGCGAGGGCGAACGCGACCAGGCCTGCCAAAATCATGGTAACCATGAACGGCGTCTCCGGGGAGAGTCCCGGAACCTTGCCGTTCGCCGCCAGAATAATGCCATAGGCACCGACGCCGTAGAACGCCGCGTGGCCAAACGACAGGTACCCGGTGTAGCCGCTGATAAAGTCGAAGCTCATCGCGAACAGCCCCAGGAAGAACAGTGCGATCACGAACGTCGTCGCGGGGAGGAACGCGTCGAAGAACGCGCCGGGATCGACGGTCGCGACGACGAGGTCGATCGCAGGAATGGCCGTCAGCTGGGCGTACAGGAGCGGATACACTACGAAGAGCGCGACGACCGCCGCGTGAGAGAGGTGGTCGCGCGCATAGAGGTGAAGCCAACTGTCGGCTTCGTCCGCCGCTGCATCGGCCGGCGAGGAGTCGCCCTCGGGAGTCAGCCGCTCCACCTCGCCGGTTGGCGTCGTCCGAGTAGACTCGCTATCGGTCGTCGAACGATCCGTCGTTGCCGTCCGTCCGGTTCCGTCATTCGTCGAATCAGTCATGTTCGATGGCGTTCGCCCGGAGTCCGGTTCCTGTCCACCGTCCGTCCGGACCAGCGATCGGCGGTCGGCTGCAGGTGGGTCACCCGCGTCGCGTCGAGGGGAGCTAATGGCCGCCCACCTCCTCGACCCCGTAGAGTCCCTGCGGTTTGACGACGAGCGTTGCCACCAGCAACAGGAAGATCGTCACTTCGGGGAGGCCCGGGAACGTGACGATCCCGGTGTGGAACAGCCACGTCGTAAACGAGTCGGCGACGCCCACGACGAGCGCTGCCGCGACCGTCCCCTTGAACGAGCCGAGGCCGCCGATGACGACGACCACGAACGCGAAGAGGAGCACGTCGATGTTGAGCAGGACGCTCGGGCCCCACGTTGGATCCCACGTGAGGAAGACCCCGCCGAGGGCGGCCAGGCCGGTTCCGATCCCGAAGACGACCGTGAACGCCCGGCGAACGTCGACGCCGAGCGCCTCGACCATCTCCGAATCCTCGCTCCCCGCGCGAATGTACAGTCCGTACAGGGTCCGCGTCAGGAAGAGCCAGACCGCAGTTGCGACGAGGATGCCGCCCGCCGCGGCGAAGAGATAGAAGGCCCTGACGTTGATACCGAGCGTCTCCTGTAAGATATCGATCGATCCTTCGAGGACGGCAGGGATCGTTCCCGCTGCAGCGGACCACGTCGGTTCGGGTTGAATACCTCGCAGCGTCGTGACGATCCGGGACAGTTCCTCGAGGACGAGGCCGATCCCGAACGTCAGCAGGATCTGGTACGTCGGCGGCCGGTCGTAGATCGGTCTGACGAGCTTCGTCTCGACGGCGGCGCCGAACGCCGCCATCACCGCGAAGACGACGCCCGCAGCGACGACGAACAGCAGGAGACGGGTACCGACACCCGAACCGGCCGAGATCGTCCCGACGAGGACGATCCCACCGACGTAGGCGCCGAGCATGGCGAACGCACCGTGAGCGAAGTTGAGGACGCCCATCAGGCCGAACACCAGTGTCAGCCCGACCGCGATCATGAAGTAGATCGCCGCCTTACCCATCCCTTCGAGGAGGATCCGGACGAGCGTGTCGGGCTGGAGTAGTCGAGCCAGGAAGTCGCCGACTCCGCCGAGCGCCAGCGGCACGTCGACAAACGACACTATCGCGGCGAGTTCAGGGACGACAGCGAGTCCCGCGAGGAACCCAGACAGTGTCCCGATCATGCCGCGAGGTACCTCCGGATTCGTTCGTCGTCCGCGGTGACGCCCTCCGTCGATCCCGACTCGACGACGGTCCCCTGATCGAGCAGGTAGAACCGGTCGGCCAGGTCCATCGCGAGCGGGAAGTTCTGTTCGACGAGGATCATTGTCGTCTCCGCCGAGGCTTCGCGTAGCGCGTCGACGACCTGTTCGACGATCATCGGCGCCAGTCCCTCGCTCGGCTCGTCGACGAGCAGGAGATCGTTGTCACCGACCATTCCGCGGGCGATGGCGAGCATCTGCTGCTGGCCACCGCTCAGGTTGCGCGCTTCTTCGTCCCGGAACCGTTCGAGATCCGGAAACAGCGTGAAGATCTCGTCTCTGAGCGACTCGTACTCGCCGTCCGGGCCGACGGCGATACGGACGTTCTCCTCGACGGTGAGGTAGCCGAACACGCGTCGCTCCTCCGGGACCCACCCGACACCGCGGTTCGCGACGTCGCTGGTCGCCAGGCCGGTTACGTCCTCGCCTGCGAACCTGACAGTCCCCTCCCGCGGCGGTGTGAGTTGCAGGATCGATCGGAGCGTCGTCGTCTTGCCGACTCCGTTGCGCCCGAGAAGGGCGACGATCTCACCCGCCTCGACCTGTAGGTCCACGCCCTGCAGGACGTGACTCTCGCCGTAGTACGTGTGGACGTCTTCGAGTTCGAGCACGCTCATGGTCGGCCCTCCGCAGGCGCCACGACTGCTCGCTGTGATACGATCGCGACCGCATCGGCCCGACACATCAGGCGCTCACCCCGACGTCGCCGTTCGCGTCGTCGTCCGATTCGACTGCACCGCCGGAACTATCGTAGCCACCCAGGTACGCGCGCTGGACCGCATCGCTGTTGCGAACCGTCTCCGGCTCGCCCTGTTCGATCAGTTCGCCCTGGTTGAGGACGGCGACCCGATCGCTGATGTCCATGACGACGTCCATGTTGTGCTCGATCAGCATGACCGCGTGATCGGCAGCGACGTCTTCGATAATGTCCGTCACCGTGCCCACGTCTTCGCTCGAGACGCCGGCCGTCGGCTCGTCTAACAGGAGGAGGTCAGGGTCGCCGGCGAGTGCAACGCCGATCTCGAGCGTGCGCTTCTCGCCGTGGCTCAGGTTCTCCGCGGGTTCCGCGGCGTCGGCGGCGAGGCCGATCCGGGAGAGAATCGATTCGGCTTCCGCGACGTGGTCGTCGAACGCGTTCGCGTTGCGCCAGAACTGCCAGGAGTCGCGCCCACGGTGGGCCTGCACGGCGATCCGGACGTTCTCCAGAACCGACACCGTCGGGAAAACATTCGTGATCTGATATGAGCGATGGAGGCCAAGCAACGCCGTCTCGTGGGTCGGCGCGTCCGTGATGTCGACGGGGTCGGACCGCGACGTCGGCGCGAACTCGATCCGTCCGGCGGTGGGTTCGAGGGCACCGGTCAGCAGGTTGAAAAAGGTCGTCTTCCCCGCTCCGTTCGGCCCGATGACCGAGCACAGCTCACCGTGGTCGAGGGTGAAGTCGACGCCCTCGACCGCCGTGATGGCCCCGAAGTCCTTCGTCAGGTTGTGAGTCGAGAGGAGCATGGTCTCAAAGCGAGCAGCTCGATTCGCTGGCCGGTACCATCACCTCGTCGGCCGCGTACGTCTCGACCGGTTCACCCGGCATGACTGCGGCGTCCCACGAATCCGCCCACTCGTCGGTCGTCGGCACGGGCCAGGCGACGGTCATCGAGGAGGCCGCCTGGTTGTTGTGCTCCTGGAACGTGTACGCACCCTCGCCTTTCGGCGTCTCCTCGACAGTCATCCCGCGCATGGCCGCGGCGACATCGGCGCCCTGGGTGGAGCCCGACTCGTCGATGGCCTGGCCGACCGCCGAGCCGCCGACGAACGTCCCCGCGCTGAAGAGGTCGGGGACGATGCCGTAGGCGTCGACGTGCATGTCGATGAACGAATCGTTGATCGGGTTGTCGTACTGGTTCCAGTGGTAGCGCGTCGTGAACGGCCCCAGCTGGGCGTCCTTGATGTCCTGCTCGGTGAATCCCTCGCCGAGCGTCGCTTCGATCGTCGAGCCGATGACCTGGTTCGTCACCAGTTCGGCGAAGCCGCCGAACGCCTGCATCTCGTCGTACTCCATCGCCGTCGGCAGGAACTCGGGCAGCGTCGCGAACGTGAAGCCGCCGACGACCCCGTCGGCCCCCTGCTCGACAGCCTCGTCGAACAGCCCGCCGAACTCGCTGTAGCCGGACTCGACGAAGCGTGGCTCCAGCACGTCGATCCCCTCGCCTTCGAGCACTTCGGTGTAATTGCTCGCGACGCCCTCACCGAAGGCACCCTCGGCGGCGAAGATCGCGACGGTCGAGACGTCTCCCTGCTCGGCGACGTACCGGCCGCCCGCACGGGCGTCCATCGCAGTGTGCTCGCTCGCGCGGAACAACTGTTCGTGACAGTAGTCGTTCGAGACGGTGATGTCGGCGTCCGCGGCCGGGCCGACGACGTAGGGAATGTCCGTCTCGGTGAGCACGCTGGTCGAGATCTGGCGCGCCGAATCGGAACTGGAGGCACCGAACAGGAGGTCGACGTCCTCGTCGATGATCAAGTCCTCGGCGACGCTCTGGGCCGTGCTCGGATCGAACCCGGTGTCCTGGACGACGAACTCGAACGTCGGTCCGTCGTCGGTCTCCATCTCGTACGTCCCCGTCTCCACGCTCTCGACCGGGTCAGCCCCGTATCGATGCGCGAGGCCGGAGTAAAAGCCCATCAGGCTGATCTCGCCGTAGTACGCCAGGTCGCCCGACGTCGGCTGCAGGGCCCCGATTTTGAAGGTGTCGCCGCCACCGCCGCCACCGTCTCCGGGATCGGCGATACAGCCAGCGAGGCTCGCCATGCCGGCCGCCCCGAAGGCGCCTGTACTCCGCAGCACCGTCCGTCTGTCGAGACGTTTTACCATACACTAGAGTTTAAGGTTCCTTACCCTGCAAAGCCGGCGGGGTTGATATGCGAACCTTCGACGGGCGCTCGGGTCGGATTCCGTCGATAGCTCCGGGACGAGGACGGCGTCAGACAGTTGAGAGAGGCAAGAAAGAGTGGGTAGCGGAGGAGAGAAAGAGGAGAGAAGGGGTGCGAGAAAAGAAGAGAAGAGGAGAGAAGGGGTGCGAGAAAAGAAGAGAAGAGGGAGAGAGGGAGAGGGAGAAAAAGGATAGAGAGAGCGCCTCAACGCGTGTCTTCGATCGTGTCCATCGCGTCGACGACGCGTTTCAGGATCTTACGCTCTGCGCGGCGAACGTTCTTCGAGACCGCCGTGTCGGAGACGTCGAACTCGTTTGCCAGCATCTGCAGGGTGGCGCCGCGAGGCTGGTTGAAGTAGCCCTTCTCGGCCGCGACGGCCAGCGTCTGTCGTTCCGTCTCGGAGAGCTGGCGACAGGCTTCGAGCAGCGTCTCGGCGGCGTCGGTGTTCTTCATGAGGTCGAACATCGGGTCGAGTTCGAGGCCGTGGCGCTCCTCGACGGTGAACTCGTTGTTGACCTCGAGTTCGGCGAGCGTGTCGTCGGCGACCGTTGCATCGTCGAAGCCGACCTCCCAGCGCTCGCTACCGGCTTCGATCTCGAAGGGGCCGGTGATGAATCCGCCGTTGTTCCGGATGACGCGCATGGCGTTGGTCTCGGCGATCGTCGTCTTGATCAGTGCGACGTCGTCGTGCTTTTTGAACAACTCGCACTGGTGCATGTTCCCGTGCGTCTGCAGCGTCGACAGGCCCGACTCGAGCGAGTTGCGGCTCCGGCCCTCGACCATCATCCGCGTCTCGAGTTCGCGGGTGGCCGAATCGAAATCCCACTGCAACGCACGGAAGGTCACGTCGTGGTCGTCAGTGGTCTCGATGAACGGGCAGTCGTACTGCTCCATGTCCATCGTGACGTCGATCATGACACTCTAGTGCGGACGAACGCGGTTAAGTGTTGCTCGTCCTCGACGGAACCGACTGTGACAGTCCCGCTGTGTCGAAGAACCATCGATTCTCCCCGGAGAAACTGACCGTTCATGCGGACTCACCGAATTCGGCTGCGATCGCCTCACGATCGAGTTTCGACGGGCCGCTGGTGGGCATCTCGTCGACGAACGCGAGTGCGGCCGGGATCTTGAACCGGGCGATCCGCCCGTCGAGGAACGCCTCGAGTTCCTCGATCGTCAGCGACTCGTCGCCCTCGACGACGGCCTTGCCGACGGTCCCCCACGTCTCGTCGGGAACGCCGATGACGACGACCTCCTCGACGGCCGGGTGGTCGGCGACCGCGTCTTCGACCTCCGGCGGAAACACGTTCTCACCCCCGCTGACGAACATGTTCTTCTTTCGACCCTCGATGTGGTAGTAGCCGTCCTCGTCGACGCGGGCAAGATCGCCAGTCGAGATCCAGCCCTCGCCGAAGGTCTCGGCCGTCTCCGTCTCGTTGCCCCAGTAGCCGGCGGCCGCGTGGGGCCCGGACAGTTCGAGTTCGCCGATCTCGCCGTGCTCGACGGGGGAGCCGTCCTCGTCGACGATCCGTGCATCGACGTACGGCGCGGGCCGACCGACGCTCGCCACCTTTTCGGGCTCGAACTCGTCCGGCATCGCGAAGTTGTTCGGCCCGATCTCCGTCAATCCGTAGCCCTGCGTGAGGTCGACGCCGCGCTCGCGCCAGGCCTGCACGATCGAGTCCCGGCAGGGACCGCCGCCGCTCTTGGCGAACCGAAGCGTCGAGAGGTCCGTCGACGCCCAGTCCTCGTGGCGAGCCATCGTCCGAAGGACGGCCGGCACCGCGACGAGCACCGTCGCCCCCTCAGACTCGACCTGTTCGAGCACGCGCCCGGGATCGACCTCGCGGTCGATGAGCAACGTCCCGCCCATCGCGAGGATCGGCAACGTGAGGACGTTCCAGCCGCCGGTGTGGAACGAGGGGAACACCATCGGCGCGATGTCGTCCGGCCGCAGCCCCCACGCGGTGATCGTGTTGAACGCGTTCCAGTGGATCGAGCCGTGCGTGATCGTCGTCTCCTTCGGCGTGCCGGTCGAACCGCCGGTGTGCAGGAGGAGGTGCGGATCCCCG containing:
- a CDS encoding 3-oxoacyl-ACP synthase; its protein translation is MTTVGLTGYGRYLPESVLTGAEIAEASGIPESVVVEKMGLSAKRVCRPGEDHVSDMSVAAAESALTDAGVDASELDMVLYHGSEFKDHVVWSAAADICERIGADEAFATESYTLCAGAPIAIRQARAQLQVDHVDRVLLVAASREESLVDYENERSSFMFNFGSGASAMVLESDPGERARALVHESAALTDGSFSRDVIMPAGGSVEPASHESVDASRHTLDVPDPDGMKERLAPVSLPNYLTVADTALDRSGFGREDLDFVAVTHMKRSFHETLFDELGLDSATDGHYLDEYGHVQSVDQILALEEGRRAGLLESGDLVCFLAAGTGYTWAATMLTWLG
- a CDS encoding branched-chain amino acid ABC transporter permease, encoding MTDSTNDGTGRTATTDRSTTDSESTRTTPTGEVERLTPEGDSSPADAAADEADSWLHLYARDHLSHAAVVALFVVYPLLYAQLTAIPAIDLVVATVDPGAFFDAFLPATTFVIALFFLGLFAMSFDFISGYTGYLSFGHAAFYGVGAYGIILAANGKVPGLSPETPFMVTMILAGLVAFALALAIGLVSFRLSGVYFAMITLGVAQVIYVLVRNWDYAAGNPLSGPSHNGPTPEIGIPYVDSLSVAIGRLAGDSFENVFGLGLDLSATWVSYWAIGLVVLVCYFAMQRIIHSPFGRVMIAIRENEERARAVGYNVFWYKMVAFGFSAFFAAIAGALFAGFSNNASPDDTFYFLVTADALIVTIIGGIGTLAGPLFGAGFFQWLEDVLSAEQGGLAPYLRETLGEPILSTEVLGVTLGDVINSAVAGRAPLYLGIVFVAFVLLVPNGLLGSLRDRLGGTVAKRLPAVLERYRRR
- a CDS encoding branched-chain amino acid ABC transporter permease, with the translated sequence MIGTLSGFLAGLAVVPELAAIVSFVDVPLALGGVGDFLARLLQPDTLVRILLEGMGKAAIYFMIAVGLTLVFGLMGVLNFAHGAFAMLGAYVGGIVLVGTISAGSGVGTRLLLFVVAAGVVFAVMAAFGAAVETKLVRPIYDRPPTYQILLTFGIGLVLEELSRIVTTLRGIQPEPTWSAAAGTIPAVLEGSIDILQETLGINVRAFYLFAAAGGILVATAVWLFLTRTLYGLYIRAGSEDSEMVEALGVDVRRAFTVVFGIGTGLAALGGVFLTWDPTWGPSVLLNIDVLLFAFVVVVIGGLGSFKGTVAAALVVGVADSFTTWLFHTGIVTFPGLPEVTIFLLLVATLVVKPQGLYGVEEVGGH
- a CDS encoding ABC transporter ATP-binding protein translates to MSVLELEDVHTYYGESHVLQGVDLQVEAGEIVALLGRNGVGKTTTLRSILQLTPPREGTVRFAGEDVTGLATSDVANRGVGWVPEERRVFGYLTVEENVRIAVGPDGEYESLRDEIFTLFPDLERFRDEEARNLSGGQQQMLAIARGMVGDNDLLLVDEPSEGLAPMIVEQVVDALREASAETTMILVEQNFPLAMDLADRFYLLDQGTVVESGSTEGVTADDERIRRYLAA
- a CDS encoding ABC transporter ATP-binding protein: MLLSTHNLTKDFGAITAVEGVDFTLDHGELCSVIGPNGAGKTTFFNLLTGALEPTAGRIEFAPTSRSDPVDITDAPTHETALLGLHRSYQITNVFPTVSVLENVRIAVQAHRGRDSWQFWRNANAFDDHVAEAESILSRIGLAADAAEPAENLSHGEKRTLEIGVALAGDPDLLLLDEPTAGVSSEDVGTVTDIIEDVAADHAVMLIEHNMDVVMDISDRVAVLNQGELIEQGEPETVRNSDAVQRAYLGGYDSSGGAVESDDDANGDVGVSA
- a CDS encoding ABC transporter substrate-binding protein — protein: MVKRLDRRTVLRSTGAFGAAGMASLAGCIADPGDGGGGGGDTFKIGALQPTSGDLAYYGEISLMGFYSGLAHRYGADPVESVETGTYEMETDDGPTFEFVVQDTGFDPSTAQSVAEDLIIDEDVDLLFGASSSDSARQISTSVLTETDIPYVVGPAADADITVSNDYCHEQLFRASEHTAMDARAGGRYVAEQGDVSTVAIFAAEGAFGEGVASNYTEVLEGEGIDVLEPRFVESGYSEFGGLFDEAVEQGADGVVGGFTFATLPEFLPTAMEYDEMQAFGGFAELVTNQVIGSTIEATLGEGFTEQDIKDAQLGPFTTRYHWNQYDNPINDSFIDMHVDAYGIVPDLFSAGTFVGGSAVGQAIDESGSTQGADVAAAMRGMTVEETPKGEGAYTFQEHNNQAASSMTVAWPVPTTDEWADSWDAAVMPGEPVETYAADEVMVPASESSCSL
- a CDS encoding helix-turn-helix domain-containing protein, producing the protein MIDVTMDMEQYDCPFIETTDDHDVTFRALQWDFDSATRELETRMMVEGRSRNSLESGLSTLQTHGNMHQCELFKKHDDVALIKTTIAETNAMRVIRNNGGFITGPFEIEAGSERWEVGFDDATVADDTLAELEVNNEFTVEERHGLELDPMFDLMKNTDAAETLLEACRQLSETERQTLAVAAEKGYFNQPRGATLQMLANEFDVSDTAVSKNVRRAERKILKRVVDAMDTIEDTR
- a CDS encoding AMP-binding protein: MTWGEPAYEWVGDWTGKRASLSPDRTAIVDEGYGESYTYAALDRRANRTARLLEANGVVDGSRVALVTRNRIEMIDLFAACGKTGGVLAPLSYRLAPPELAELLELIDPQLLVIESPYVERLEHAIARASVEPTVLEIETDEPAGGWGIYDDELPADGSPVASCERSLGDPHLLLHTGGSTGTPKETTITHGSIHWNAFNTITAWGLRPDDIAPMVFPSFHTGGWNVLTLPILAMGGTLLIDREVDPGRVLEQVESEGATVLVAVPAVLRTMARHEDWASTDLSTLRFAKSGGGPCRDSIVQAWRERGVDLTQGYGLTEIGPNNFAMPDEFEPEKVASVGRPAPYVDARIVDEDGSPVEHGEIGELELSGPHAAAGYWGNETETAETFGEGWISTGDLARVDEDGYYHIEGRKKNMFVSGGENVFPPEVEDAVADHPAVEEVVVIGVPDETWGTVGKAVVEGDESLTIEELEAFLDGRIARFKIPAALAFVDEMPTSGPSKLDREAIAAEFGESA